Part of the uncultured Cohaesibacter sp. genome is shown below.
CCGAAAAACTGCGGGTTGGTAGCAACTGAGACACTCTGTTTCTCCTCTGGCATGTCTTCCGGACAGGCTCTGTGCACCGAGCCTGTGTCGCGGGAGAATGTCGTTTCCTGATCGCGCCCACACGGGGAACCGCGCCCAACTCTGTTTCGGATCATACTGGCATAGCCCTGGCGATGGTATCAAAACAATACCCATGCAGCCAAAGCATGAACCTGCCACTTGTCTGCAGCCTCGCGCCAGCGCCATGTCTGCCGTAAATCGGCTCAGAAATGGGGACTGCGTGAAAAGATGCAAGCATCAATCAGGCATCAAAAGATGAAATCTTCACAAGCAATTAGACCGGATTGTGGCAGTTTCTGCCAAACTCCGTGAATTTTTCGTAAGAATGGCAATAAACAATTGCAAAAGGCACCCTCAGTCGAGACTGAGGGTCTTGGCTCCGGCGGCCTTTGCGAGAGCCTGCGGTTCAACCTTGAAGACCGCATTGGGGGCACCGGCGGCGGCCCATACCGTTTCAAACTGCAAAAGGTCGGGGTCCATGTAGACCTCCATCTCGCACAGATGCCCGATCGGGGCGACCCCGCCAATGGCAAAGCCGGTTTCAGCACGCACCTTTTTCGGATCGGCCCGATCCAGCGTCGAGCCGATCACACCGGCGGCCAGATCAAGGTCGGCCCGGTTGTTGCCAGCGATCAGCAATAGCACCAGATGGTGATTGTCATGGCGCTCGAAGATGAGGCTTTTGACGATCTGGGCGACGGCGCAGCCACAGGCCGCAGCTGCATCTTCAGCCGTGCGTGTGGAATCGGGCATGGTCACCACCTGACTATTAAGCCCCAGCGCATCAATTGCGTCCTGAACCCGTTCCTTCGAGCTTTTCTTGCCTGCCATTTGACTATTCACTCCACTATCAAAATCTAAACAATAACATCCATGGCTTCCTGTTCGCCGACGCTGAACACCCGCTTGTAACGGGCAATCTCGTCTTTCGGCCCCATGGCCTTGTTCGGATTGTCCGAAAGCTTGACCGTTGGCCGCCCGTTGGCCGAAACGGCCTTGCAGACGAGCGAGAAGGGCGATAGTTCATCGTCGGGCACCAAGCCCCTGAAATCATTGGTCAGCAGGGTGCCCCAGCCGAAGGAGACCCGCACCCGGCCATTGAACTTGTTGTAGAGCATGGCAATCTGGTCGACATCAAGGCCATCGGAGAAAATGATCAGCTTGTCGCGCGGGTCTTCCCCGCGGCTCTTCCACCAGCGGATGGCCGTCTCTGCGGCCTCTTCGGGGCGGCCACTGTCGACGCGGATACCCGTCCAGTTGGTAAGCCAGTCCGGTGCGCGTTCGAGAAATCCCTTGGTGCCGTAGGTATCGGGCAGGATCACCCGCAGATTGCCGTCATGTTCGCGCTGCCAGTCCTCAAGGACACGGTAGGGGGCGTAGGCCAGTTGCTCGTCATTCTCGGCCAGTGCCGAATAGACCATCGGCAGCTCGTGGGCATTGGTGCCGATGGCTTCCATCTCGCGCCGCATGGCGATCAGGCAGTTGGAGGTGCCGGTGAAATTGTCGCCCAGCCCTTCCTGCATGGCCTGCACACACCAGTCCTGCCAGAGGAAGGAATGGCGCCGCCGGGTGCCGAAATCGGCAACCTTCACATCGCCGATTGTTCGCAGGCGCTCGACCTTCTCCCATAGCCGCGTCATGGCGCGGGCATAGAGGATCTGCAGCTCGAAGCGCTTCATCTTGTGCAGGATTGCCCGTGATCGCAGCTCCATGATCACCGACAGCGCCGGAATCTCCCAGAGCATCACTTCCGGCCAGGCGCCCTCGAAGGTCAGTTCATACTGATCGCCAACCCGCTCCAGATGATAGGGCGGCAGGGTGAGATTCTCGAACCACTCCATGAAGTCGGGATGAAACATCGAGCGCTTGCCATAGAACATGTTGCCGCGCAGCCAGGTGCTTTCGCCCCGCGACAGCTTCAGCCCACGGATATAGTCGAGCTGGGCCCGCAGCTCGCCCTCGTCGATCAGTTTGGCCAACGGCAGGGTCTTGGTTCGGTTGATCAGGCTGAACACCACATGCACGTCGGGTTTGTTGTGAAAAACCGATTGCGCCATCAGCAGCTTGTAGAAATCGGTGTCGATCAGAGAGCGGACAATGGGGTCGATTTTCCAGCGGTGGCTGTAAACGCGAGATGCAAGATCGATGGTCATGATCTATCCTGAACAGTATTGGATGTCCGGCTGGCAAGAGGGGATATCAGGCAAAGAAACTCGACGGGGATATCTTGGAGGGCCATGGAATGCGCGGAACTGAAAGAGAGGCCTACTGGCCGATGATGGTGATAGTGTGGGCCTGCATTTCGTCGAGTGCCTGCCGCAGCGAACCGTTGAGATCAATGGCTCGACAGGCGGAAAGATCAACCGACACGTCAAACCCGAGTTTTGCAGCGTCTAGTGCCGAATAGCGCACACAAAAGTCCGTAGCAAGTCCTACAAATAGCAAGGAAACCACGCCCTTGTCGCGCAAATAGCCCTCAAGGCCGGTCGCAGTATGATGGTCATTCTCGAAAAAGGCGGAGTAGCTGTCGATGGCCGGATTGGTTCCCTTGCGCAGAATGAGGTCTGCCCGAGCGGTGGCCAGCCCCGCGTGGAATGCGGCTCCGTCCGTGCCCTGAACGCAATGATCTGGCCAAAGCACCTGGTCCCCATAGGGCATCTCCACCATGTCATAGGGGGCTTTGCCGTCATGGGCGCTGGCAAACGAACTGTGACCGGACGGGTGCCAGTCCTGCGTTAGCACGACGTGGGCGAAGGAGTGCTGCATCAGGTTGATGCGCTCGATGATCTCGTCACCACCGGGAACGGCCAGCGCTCCGCCGGGACAGAAGTCGTTCTGAACATCGATGATGATGAGTGCCTGATGTTGCGCAGGATCCATGCTAGGCGCCTTTCCGGAGGACTTGGCCCGAACGGCCAGAACGGAATGTTTTTACGGAATGATTTTCTGG
Proteins encoded:
- the pncA gene encoding bifunctional nicotinamidase/pyrazinamidase, which translates into the protein MDPAQHQALIIIDVQNDFCPGGALAVPGGDEIIERINLMQHSFAHVVLTQDWHPSGHSSFASAHDGKAPYDMVEMPYGDQVLWPDHCVQGTDGAAFHAGLATARADLILRKGTNPAIDSYSAFFENDHHTATGLEGYLRDKGVVSLLFVGLATDFCVRYSALDAAKLGFDVSVDLSACRAIDLNGSLRQALDEMQAHTITIIGQ
- the pncB gene encoding nicotinate phosphoribosyltransferase — its product is MTIDLASRVYSHRWKIDPIVRSLIDTDFYKLLMAQSVFHNKPDVHVVFSLINRTKTLPLAKLIDEGELRAQLDYIRGLKLSRGESTWLRGNMFYGKRSMFHPDFMEWFENLTLPPYHLERVGDQYELTFEGAWPEVMLWEIPALSVIMELRSRAILHKMKRFELQILYARAMTRLWEKVERLRTIGDVKVADFGTRRRHSFLWQDWCVQAMQEGLGDNFTGTSNCLIAMRREMEAIGTNAHELPMVYSALAENDEQLAYAPYRVLEDWQREHDGNLRVILPDTYGTKGFLERAPDWLTNWTGIRVDSGRPEEAAETAIRWWKSRGEDPRDKLIIFSDGLDVDQIAMLYNKFNGRVRVSFGWGTLLTNDFRGLVPDDELSPFSLVCKAVSANGRPTVKLSDNPNKAMGPKDEIARYKRVFSVGEQEAMDVIV
- a CDS encoding YbaK/EbsC family protein: MAGKKSSKERVQDAIDALGLNSQVVTMPDSTRTAEDAAAACGCAVAQIVKSLIFERHDNHHLVLLLIAGNNRADLDLAAGVIGSTLDRADPKKVRAETGFAIGGVAPIGHLCEMEVYMDPDLLQFETVWAAAGAPNAVFKVEPQALAKAAGAKTLSLD